In Streptomyces canus, one DNA window encodes the following:
- a CDS encoding pirin family protein: protein MPAVTVDNPLTLPRVAATADAVARPVLGVTTAPSGFEGEGFPVRRAFAGIHYRHLDPFIMMDQMGEVDYPAGAPKGTPWHPHRGFETVTYIIDGTFIHQDSNGGGGTITNGDTQWMTAGSGLLHIETPPESLVKSGGLFHGLQLWVNLPAKDKMKDPRYQDIRGGQVQLLTSPDGGALLRVIAGGLDGHQGPGITHTPITMIHATLAPGAEITLPWSEEYNALAYVLAGRGSVGAERRPIHLGQTAVFGSGSSLTVRADEKQDSNAPDLEVVLLGGQPIREPMEHYGPFVMNTREELQQAFDDFQKGRLGTIPAVHGMSEGGL, encoded by the coding sequence ATGCCTGCAGTGACTGTCGACAACCCGCTGACCCTGCCTCGCGTGGCCGCGACGGCGGACGCGGTGGCCCGTCCCGTCCTCGGCGTGACGACGGCGCCGAGTGGCTTCGAGGGCGAGGGCTTCCCGGTGCGACGAGCGTTCGCCGGAATCCATTACCGGCACCTCGACCCGTTCATCATGATGGATCAGATGGGTGAGGTGGACTACCCTGCCGGCGCCCCGAAGGGGACCCCCTGGCATCCACACCGTGGCTTCGAGACCGTCACGTACATCATTGACGGCACCTTCATCCACCAGGACTCCAACGGTGGTGGAGGCACCATCACCAACGGCGACACTCAGTGGATGACTGCCGGCTCGGGCCTCCTGCACATCGAGACTCCGCCCGAGTCGCTGGTGAAGTCCGGCGGGCTGTTCCATGGGCTTCAGCTCTGGGTCAACCTCCCGGCCAAGGACAAGATGAAGGACCCGCGCTACCAGGACATCCGCGGCGGCCAGGTCCAGCTGCTGACCTCGCCGGACGGCGGCGCACTGCTTCGGGTGATCGCGGGCGGGCTGGACGGCCACCAGGGCCCTGGCATCACACACACCCCGATCACGATGATCCACGCGACGCTGGCGCCGGGCGCGGAGATCACGCTGCCGTGGAGCGAGGAGTACAACGCTCTCGCGTATGTCCTGGCGGGACGCGGCAGCGTCGGTGCCGAGCGCCGCCCGATCCACCTGGGCCAGACCGCCGTCTTCGGCTCCGGTTCCTCTCTCACCGTCCGCGCCGACGAGAAGCAGGACTCCAACGCGCCGGACCTGGAGGTCGTGCTCCTGGGCGGACAGCCGATCCGCGAACCGATGGAGCACTACGGTCCGTTCGTGATGAACACCCGCGAGGAGTTGCAGCAGGCGTTCGACGACTTCCAGAAGGGACGGCTGGGGACGATCCCCGCCGTGCACGGGATGTCCGAGGGTGGCCTGTAG
- a CDS encoding BRO-N domain-containing protein — MDEQNNTEQRQDAIDINDFVFAATGARVRRLTMPDGTHWFPAVDVCKELGYITTRKALLDHVPEEHRDFLESVTGRHTLSIPAGREWRRDMNLVDLQGLIRLVNGCTKPASRHFKEWVSEVIATIQRDGSYALEPAAVQPAPAGCTAYVMPQQITDALVALEQRSIRTDELLRQINNSQTAIVEVLRDIAQTLRRPTDRARPVQAPELTPDQLLINWKTRNLVVTEDIHKVAAHLAPALLHGGADYSMEEIAVCTGLTPDRVRDCLELLSEHGCVRQVGRAPDGAPFYVLP, encoded by the coding sequence ATGGACGAGCAGAACAACACGGAACAGCGCCAGGACGCGATCGACATCAACGACTTCGTGTTCGCGGCGACGGGGGCGCGGGTGCGGAGATTGACGATGCCGGACGGGACGCACTGGTTCCCGGCGGTGGACGTGTGCAAAGAGCTGGGGTACATCACTACCCGAAAGGCACTGCTGGACCACGTTCCCGAAGAACACCGAGACTTTCTCGAGAGTGTGACTGGAAGGCACACTCTCAGCATTCCCGCAGGTCGGGAGTGGCGACGAGACATGAACCTGGTGGATCTCCAGGGTCTGATCCGGTTGGTCAACGGCTGCACAAAGCCCGCCTCCCGGCACTTCAAGGAGTGGGTCTCGGAGGTCATCGCCACCATCCAGCGCGACGGCTCCTACGCCCTGGAACCGGCGGCCGTCCAGCCCGCCCCCGCCGGCTGCACGGCCTACGTCATGCCGCAGCAGATCACCGATGCCCTCGTCGCACTCGAACAGCGGAGCATCCGGACGGACGAGCTACTGCGGCAGATCAACAACAGCCAGACCGCGATCGTCGAGGTGTTGCGGGACATCGCCCAGACCCTCCGACGTCCCACCGACCGAGCCCGCCCCGTCCAGGCACCGGAGTTGACGCCCGATCAACTCCTGATCAACTGGAAGACCAGGAACCTCGTGGTCACCGAGGACATCCACAAGGTGGCTGCCCACTTGGCCCCGGCCCTCCTGCACGGCGGAGCCGACTACAGCATGGAGGAGATCGCCGTCTGCACAGGGCTCACACCCGACCGCGTCCGCGATTGCCTGGAGTTGCTGTCCGAGCATGGGTGCGTGCGGCAGGTGGGCCGGGCTCCTGACGGCGCACCGTTCTACGTGCTGCCGTAG
- a CDS encoding TetR/AcrR family transcriptional regulator C-terminal domain-containing protein: protein MTTKPSPIPSVWARPQRESDQPALSRAAIVREAIVMLDAEGVEALSMRKLATRLNAGAASLYRHVATKDELMELAVDEVAAEIHVPSADGSEWRAAVTEAARSFRTTALRHPWLPPVLGQAGLAYLGPNLMSYSERLAALFTAAGFPDPGTAIDAVLSYVIGMSTTEAAWLTTVARSGDSESGLIARLLPAVQQATAPHSHLSQGYAETEEAATTDPAALREAKFEAALDIVLDGLSLRLETPGS, encoded by the coding sequence ATGACGACGAAGCCGAGCCCCATCCCCTCCGTCTGGGCCCGCCCTCAGCGCGAGTCCGACCAGCCGGCGCTCAGCCGTGCCGCGATCGTGCGCGAGGCGATCGTCATGCTGGACGCGGAGGGCGTCGAGGCGCTGAGCATGCGCAAGCTCGCCACCCGGCTGAACGCCGGGGCGGCCTCCCTCTACCGGCACGTGGCCACGAAGGACGAGCTGATGGAGCTGGCGGTGGACGAGGTCGCCGCGGAGATCCACGTCCCGTCGGCGGACGGCTCCGAGTGGCGCGCGGCCGTCACGGAGGCGGCTCGGTCCTTCCGTACGACGGCGCTGCGGCACCCGTGGCTGCCCCCGGTGCTCGGCCAGGCGGGCCTCGCCTATCTCGGCCCCAACCTCATGTCCTACTCGGAGCGGCTGGCGGCCCTGTTCACGGCCGCCGGATTCCCCGATCCCGGCACGGCGATCGACGCGGTGCTGTCGTACGTGATCGGCATGAGCACCACGGAGGCCGCGTGGCTCACCACGGTCGCCCGCTCCGGCGACTCCGAGTCGGGCCTGATCGCCCGCCTCCTGCCCGCGGTGCAACAGGCCACGGCCCCCCACAGCCATCTGTCCCAGGGCTACGCCGAGACGGAGGAGGCGGCGACCACGGACCCGGCGGCGCTGAGGGAGGCGAAATTCGAGGCCGCCCTGGACATCGTCCTGGACGGCCTGTCACTGCGCCTTGAAACACCGGGCTCCTGA
- a CDS encoding SseB family protein — MYGYDQSAGAQQQYGVPPQQPMAGGAGGYGQQPPLYPEPSPPSLADAVRAFTTGQMSAEDFQQVFATSKVYCPRGDNPGFLALHNTQQPVIPMFTTLKELRRYAGKESKYFVITGAEVLDLLPTGYGFVLDMEGEHRIVFDAKAVEQMVEFAMRRMYG, encoded by the coding sequence ATGTACGGCTACGACCAGAGCGCTGGTGCCCAGCAGCAGTACGGCGTCCCGCCGCAGCAGCCCATGGCCGGCGGTGCGGGCGGGTACGGCCAGCAGCCGCCGCTGTACCCCGAGCCGTCCCCGCCCTCCCTCGCGGACGCGGTCCGCGCCTTCACCACCGGACAGATGTCGGCCGAGGACTTCCAGCAGGTCTTCGCCACGTCCAAGGTCTACTGCCCGCGCGGCGACAACCCCGGATTCCTCGCCCTGCACAACACCCAGCAGCCGGTGATCCCCATGTTCACCACCCTCAAGGAGCTGCGGCGGTACGCGGGCAAGGAGTCCAAGTACTTCGTGATCACCGGCGCCGAGGTCCTCGACCTGCTGCCGACCGGGTACGGGTTCGTCCTCGACATGGAGGGTGAGCACCGGATCGTCTTCGACGCGAAGGCGGTGGAGCAGATGGTCGAGTTCGCCATGCGGAGGATGTACGGATAG
- a CDS encoding dioxygenase family protein, whose protein sequence is MRRHHDNEVHEDEIHEHDRGLSYDLPVLARRRMIRLMAGVGAGLVPLVGCTADDTSSAAASPSAPSAGAASSAECATVPEETAGPYPGDGSNGVNVLKESGVVRADITRSFGDSAGGTAEGVPLTFTLTVVDAASGCGTPKRGAAVYVWHCDREGGYSLYTEGVADENYLRGVQETDDRGRVTFTSVFPGCYTGRWPHIHFEVYGSLADATTATAITSTSQLALPKDVCDAVYATEGYESSVDNLGRLSLESDSVFRDGHDQQLAVVKGSVVEGYTATLTIAV, encoded by the coding sequence ATGCGCCGACATCACGACAACGAGGTCCATGAGGACGAGATCCACGAGCACGACCGAGGGCTCTCCTACGACCTTCCCGTGCTCGCCCGCCGACGGATGATCCGGCTCATGGCGGGCGTGGGGGCGGGTCTGGTGCCCCTGGTGGGCTGCACCGCCGACGACACCTCTTCGGCCGCCGCATCACCCTCCGCGCCCTCGGCGGGCGCCGCGAGTTCCGCCGAGTGCGCCACCGTCCCCGAGGAGACCGCCGGGCCCTACCCCGGCGACGGCTCGAACGGCGTGAACGTGCTGAAGGAGAGCGGGGTCGTCCGCGCCGACATCACCAGGAGTTTCGGCGACTCTGCGGGCGGCACCGCCGAGGGCGTCCCCCTGACCTTCACGCTCACGGTCGTGGACGCCGCCTCCGGCTGCGGAACCCCGAAGCGGGGTGCGGCCGTCTATGTGTGGCACTGCGACCGCGAGGGCGGCTATTCGCTGTACACCGAGGGCGTCGCCGACGAGAACTACCTGCGCGGTGTCCAGGAGACCGACGACCGGGGACGGGTCACCTTCACCAGCGTCTTCCCCGGCTGCTACACCGGCCGCTGGCCGCACATCCACTTCGAGGTCTACGGCAGCCTCGCGGACGCCACCACGGCCACCGCGATCACCAGCACCTCGCAGCTCGCGCTCCCGAAGGACGTCTGCGACGCGGTGTACGCCACCGAGGGCTACGAGAGCAGCGTGGACAACCTCGGCCGGCTCTCGCTGGAGTCGGACAGCGTCTTCAGGGACGGCCACGACCAGCAGCTCGCGGTGGTGAAGGGGAGCGTGGTGGAGGGGTACACCGCCACGCTGACCATCGCGGTGTGA
- a CDS encoding M18 family aminopeptidase: protein MSAPHRLDRGHTDDLMTFLAASPTPYHAVANAAERLEKAGFRQVSETDAWDAETAGASASGSGGKYVLRGGAIIAWYVPEGAAPHTPYRIVGAHTDSPNLRVKPLPDTGAHGWRQVAVEIYGGPLMNSWLDRDLGLAGRLTLRDGSTRLVNVDRPLLRVPQLAIHLDRAVSAEGLKLDKQRHLQPIWGLGDDVRDGDLIAFLEEESGLGAGQVTGWDLMTHSVEAPAYLGRDKELVAGPRMDNLLSVHAGVAALTAVAGGSELPYIPVLAAFDHEENGSQSDTGADGPLLGGILERSVFARGGSYEDRARAFAGTVCLSSDTGHAVHPNYAERHDPTHHPRVNGGPILKVNVNNRYATDGSGRAVWAAACEKAGVPFQSFVSNNSMPCGTTIGPITAARHGIKTVDIGVAILSMHSVRELCGADDPHLLANALVAFLEG, encoded by the coding sequence ATGAGCGCACCCCACCGCCTCGACCGCGGCCACACCGACGACCTCATGACCTTCCTGGCGGCGAGCCCCACGCCGTACCACGCGGTGGCGAACGCCGCCGAGCGGCTGGAGAAGGCCGGCTTCCGCCAGGTCTCGGAGACGGACGCCTGGGACGCGGAGACCGCGGGGGCTTCCGCCTCGGGGAGCGGCGGCAAGTATGTGCTGCGCGGCGGCGCGATCATCGCCTGGTACGTCCCCGAGGGTGCGGCGCCCCACACGCCGTACCGCATCGTCGGCGCGCACACCGACTCCCCGAACCTGCGGGTCAAGCCGCTGCCGGACACCGGGGCGCACGGCTGGCGCCAGGTCGCCGTGGAGATCTACGGCGGGCCGCTGATGAACTCCTGGCTCGACCGTGACCTGGGGCTGGCCGGCCGGCTGACCCTGCGGGACGGTTCGACGCGGCTGGTGAACGTGGACCGGCCGCTGCTCAGAGTGCCGCAGCTGGCGATCCACCTGGACCGCGCGGTGTCGGCGGAGGGGCTCAAGCTCGACAAGCAGCGGCATCTGCAGCCCATCTGGGGTCTCGGTGACGACGTGCGCGACGGTGACCTGATCGCCTTCCTGGAGGAGGAGTCGGGGCTCGGCGCGGGCCAGGTGACGGGCTGGGACCTGATGACGCACTCCGTGGAGGCGCCCGCCTACCTGGGCCGGGACAAGGAGCTGGTGGCCGGCCCGCGCATGGACAACCTGCTGTCCGTGCACGCCGGGGTGGCCGCCCTGACCGCGGTGGCCGGCGGCTCGGAGCTGCCGTACATCCCCGTCCTCGCCGCCTTCGACCACGAGGAGAACGGTTCGCAGTCGGACACGGGCGCCGACGGGCCGCTGCTCGGCGGGATCCTGGAGCGCTCGGTGTTCGCGCGCGGCGGGTCGTACGAGGACCGGGCGCGGGCCTTCGCGGGGACGGTCTGTCTGTCCTCCGACACCGGGCACGCCGTGCACCCCAACTACGCGGAGCGGCACGACCCGACGCACCACCCGCGCGTCAACGGCGGCCCGATCCTCAAGGTCAACGTCAACAACCGGTACGCCACGGACGGTTCGGGCCGGGCCGTGTGGGCCGCCGCCTGCGAGAAGGCCGGCGTGCCGTTCCAGTCCTTCGTCTCCAACAACTCCATGCCCTGCGGCACGACCATCGGCCCGATCACCGCGGCCCGGCACGGCATCAAGACCGTCGACATCGGTGTGGCGATCCTGTCGATGCACAGCGTCCGGGAGTTGTGCGGCGCGGACGACCCGCATCTGCTGGCGAATGCTCTGGTGGCGTTCCTGGAGGGGTAG
- a CDS encoding glycosyltransferase: MALIPAHNEQDRIADAIQGLWRQTRRPDLIVVVADNCTDATAEIAVAHGARVFFTQGNAYKKAGALNQAIAWVLPHLEDRDLLLVQDADTVLSPWFSETALGTFNRKVGAVGGIFYGEDGGGLLGLLQRMEFHRYAWELERTGGKAQVLTGTGTMFRARVLREVRAARRDGVIGGGHAYYSLASLTEDDEMTKAVKTLGYRTMSPAGCAVTTEVMPTLGKLWHQRLRWQRGALENLRDYGWTRVTARYFLQQLLMGFGALSFLVYLTYMVTYSALYGWPGFSPFWTAIGLVFVVEKTVSVRRAGPRAVLVAALMIPEMLYDLFQHAVYFSSLWGLLRRSEEKWVAT, encoded by the coding sequence CTGGCGCTGATACCGGCCCACAACGAGCAGGACCGCATCGCCGACGCGATCCAGGGCCTGTGGCGGCAGACCCGGCGTCCCGACCTGATCGTCGTGGTGGCCGACAACTGCACCGACGCCACCGCCGAGATCGCCGTCGCGCACGGCGCCCGCGTCTTCTTCACCCAGGGCAACGCGTACAAGAAGGCCGGCGCCCTCAACCAGGCCATCGCCTGGGTGCTGCCCCATCTCGAGGACCGCGACCTGCTGTTGGTCCAGGATGCCGACACCGTGCTCAGCCCGTGGTTCAGCGAGACCGCGCTCGGCACCTTCAACCGCAAGGTCGGCGCCGTCGGCGGGATCTTCTACGGCGAGGACGGCGGCGGTCTGCTCGGACTGCTCCAGCGCATGGAGTTCCACCGCTACGCCTGGGAACTGGAGCGCACCGGCGGCAAGGCCCAGGTGCTCACCGGCACCGGCACCATGTTCCGCGCCCGCGTCCTGCGCGAGGTGCGCGCCGCCCGCCGCGACGGAGTGATCGGCGGCGGCCACGCCTACTACAGTCTCGCCTCGCTCACCGAGGACGACGAGATGACCAAGGCGGTCAAGACCCTCGGCTACCGGACTATGTCCCCGGCCGGCTGCGCGGTCACCACCGAGGTCATGCCCACCCTGGGCAAGCTGTGGCACCAACGGCTGCGGTGGCAGCGCGGGGCGCTGGAGAACCTGCGCGACTACGGCTGGACCCGTGTCACCGCCCGCTACTTCCTGCAGCAGCTCCTCATGGGGTTCGGCGCGCTGTCCTTCCTGGTCTATCTGACCTACATGGTCACGTACAGCGCGCTGTACGGCTGGCCCGGCTTCTCGCCCTTCTGGACCGCGATCGGGCTCGTCTTCGTGGTCGAGAAGACGGTATCCGTGCGCCGGGCCGGTCCGCGTGCCGTGCTGGTGGCGGCGCTGATGATCCCGGAGATGCTCTACGACCTTTTTCAGCACGCCGTCTACTTCTCCTCGCTGTGGGGCCTGTTGCGCCGCAGCGAGGAGAAGTGGGTGGCCACCTGA
- a CDS encoding acyl-CoA dehydrogenase yields the protein MGHYKSNLRDIEFNLFEVLGRDKLYGTGPFAEMDVETAKSILEELTRLSENELAESFADADRNPPVFDPETNTAPVPASFKKSYKAFMDSEYWRLGLPEEIGGTTSPRSLIWAYAELLLGSNPAVWMYCSGPAFAGILFEEGNEVQKRIARIAVEKTWGSTMVLTEPDAGSDVGAGRTKAVQQEDGSWHIEGVKRFITSGEHDMEENILHYVLARPEGAGPGTKGLSLFLVPKYLFDFETGELGERNGVYATNVEHKMGLKASNTCEMTFGDRHPAKGWLIGDKHDGIRQMFRIIEFARMMVGTKAISTLSTGYLNALEYAKERVQGPDLANFMDKTAPKVTITHHPDVRRSLMTQKAYAEGMRAMVLYTASIQDEIQIKEAAGEDVSALEALNDLLLPIVKGYGSEKGYEQLAQSLQTFGGSGFLQEYPIEQYIRDAKIDTLYEGTTAIQGQDFFFRKIVRNQGAALNSLAEDIKKFLALGTGGEDLAGAREHLAKAAVELEAIVGLMLTDLAATEQDVKNIYKVGLNTSRLLMASGDVVVGYLLLKGAAIAAEKLETASAKDKAFYTGKIAAAKFFAANVLPGVTLARKIAEGVELDLMELDEAAF from the coding sequence ATGGGGCACTACAAGTCGAATCTGCGCGACATCGAGTTCAACCTCTTCGAAGTACTCGGGCGGGACAAGCTGTACGGCACCGGTCCGTTCGCGGAGATGGACGTCGAGACCGCCAAGAGCATCCTCGAGGAACTGACCCGACTCTCCGAGAACGAGCTCGCGGAGTCCTTCGCGGACGCCGACCGCAACCCGCCGGTCTTCGACCCGGAGACGAACACCGCGCCGGTCCCGGCGTCCTTCAAGAAGAGCTACAAGGCCTTCATGGACTCCGAGTACTGGCGGCTCGGCCTGCCCGAGGAGATCGGCGGCACCACCTCCCCGCGCTCCCTGATCTGGGCGTACGCGGAGCTGCTGCTCGGCTCGAACCCGGCCGTGTGGATGTACTGCTCCGGCCCGGCGTTCGCCGGCATCCTCTTCGAAGAGGGCAACGAGGTCCAGAAGCGGATCGCCCGGATCGCCGTGGAGAAGACCTGGGGCTCCACCATGGTCCTCACCGAGCCGGACGCCGGTTCGGACGTCGGCGCCGGCCGCACCAAGGCGGTCCAGCAGGAGGACGGCTCCTGGCACATCGAGGGCGTGAAGAGGTTCATCACCTCCGGTGAGCACGACATGGAGGAGAACATCCTCCACTACGTCCTCGCGCGCCCCGAGGGCGCCGGCCCCGGCACCAAGGGGCTGTCCCTCTTCCTCGTCCCGAAGTACCTGTTCGACTTCGAGACCGGCGAGCTGGGCGAGCGCAACGGCGTGTACGCGACGAACGTCGAGCACAAGATGGGCCTGAAGGCCTCCAACACCTGCGAGATGACGTTCGGCGACCGGCACCCCGCCAAGGGCTGGCTGATCGGCGACAAGCACGACGGCATCCGCCAGATGTTCCGCATCATCGAGTTCGCGCGGATGATGGTCGGCACGAAGGCGATCTCCACGCTGTCGACGGGCTACCTCAACGCCCTGGAATACGCCAAGGAGCGCGTCCAGGGTCCGGACCTGGCGAACTTCATGGACAAGACCGCGCCGAAGGTCACCATCACCCACCACCCCGACGTGCGCCGCTCGCTGATGACGCAGAAGGCGTACGCGGAGGGCATGCGCGCGATGGTGCTCTACACGGCCTCCATCCAGGACGAGATCCAGATCAAGGAGGCCGCCGGCGAGGACGTCTCCGCGCTGGAGGCGCTGAACGACCTGCTCCTCCCGATCGTCAAGGGCTACGGCTCCGAGAAGGGTTACGAGCAGCTCGCCCAGTCGCTGCAGACCTTCGGCGGCTCCGGGTTCCTCCAGGAGTACCCGATCGAGCAGTACATCCGCGACGCCAAGATCGACACCCTGTACGAGGGCACCACCGCGATCCAGGGCCAGGACTTCTTCTTCCGGAAGATCGTCCGCAACCAGGGCGCGGCCCTCAACTCCCTCGCCGAGGACATCAAGAAGTTCCTGGCGCTGGGCACCGGCGGCGAGGACCTCGCGGGTGCCCGTGAGCACCTGGCCAAAGCGGCCGTCGAGCTGGAGGCCATCGTCGGTCTGATGCTGACCGACCTCGCGGCCACCGAGCAGGACGTCAAGAACATCTACAAGGTGGGCCTCAACACCAGCCGCCTGCTGATGGCCTCCGGTGACGTCGTGGTCGGCTATCTGCTCCTCAAGGGCGCCGCGATCGCCGCCGAGAAGCTGGAGACCGCCTCCGCCAAGGACAAAGCCTTCTACACCGGCAAGATCGCGGCGGCGAAGTTCTTCGCGGCCAACGTCCTGCCCGGCGTGACGCTGGCCCGCAAGATCGCCGAGGGCGTCGAGCTGGACCTGATGGAGTTGGACGAGGCCGCGTTCTAG
- a CDS encoding MFS transporter, translating to MDDALEARNPRRWWILVVLCLSSLVLVVDSMALTVAVPVMTEEIGASAQDTQWILDSYILVFAGLLLTSGSLGDRFGRRKVMLIGLLLFGAASLAATWCTTPGEVIAVRVAMGIGGALIMPSTLSILITVFDEDERGKAMAAWSSVAMLGLVGSPVLGGVLIDHFSWQSIFYLNVPVVALAIVAGLTLMPESKAPWQKADPLGAVLSAAGMTALVWWIIELPQHGVWTAALPVALVSLTGFVIWENVTKSPMVPLVLFKHRDFSGGSLSLALVQTGNGGLLLVLTQYLQFVLGYSPVKAGLAFLPLAVTALLGNGVGVKLAAKYGNRWVILAGMLVMVACFALLTTVTADSGFTVPAVALGLLGLGAGLAMPAAVAALMGTIPEDKAGVGSALNDTVQQAGTALGIAILGSLLSSGFAGRMPEGTPERARHSIAGAVALKDPGLVAAAREAFTASMSMTFTVSAIGVLAAALLATLVMRDDRRTSKNAADREPELAA from the coding sequence ATGGACGACGCCTTGGAAGCCCGCAACCCACGCCGCTGGTGGATCCTGGTCGTGCTCTGCCTCAGCAGCCTGGTACTGGTCGTCGACAGCATGGCGCTGACCGTGGCGGTACCGGTCATGACCGAGGAGATCGGCGCGAGCGCCCAGGACACCCAATGGATCCTGGACTCCTACATCCTGGTCTTCGCCGGGCTCCTGCTCACCTCCGGAAGCCTGGGCGACCGGTTCGGCCGCCGGAAGGTGATGCTGATCGGGCTCCTGCTCTTCGGGGCCGCCTCACTGGCCGCGACCTGGTGCACCACTCCCGGCGAAGTGATAGCCGTACGCGTCGCGATGGGCATCGGCGGCGCCCTGATCATGCCGTCCACGCTCTCGATCCTCATCACCGTCTTCGACGAGGACGAGCGCGGCAAGGCGATGGCGGCCTGGAGTTCGGTGGCGATGCTCGGTCTGGTCGGCAGCCCGGTACTCGGCGGCGTCCTGATCGACCACTTCTCCTGGCAGTCCATCTTCTACCTGAACGTGCCGGTCGTGGCCCTGGCGATCGTCGCCGGTCTGACGCTCATGCCGGAGTCGAAGGCGCCCTGGCAGAAGGCCGACCCGCTGGGCGCCGTGCTGTCGGCGGCCGGGATGACCGCCCTCGTCTGGTGGATCATCGAGCTCCCGCAGCACGGAGTGTGGACGGCCGCCCTGCCCGTGGCCCTCGTGTCCCTGACCGGCTTCGTCATCTGGGAGAACGTCACGAAGTCCCCCATGGTCCCGCTGGTCCTCTTCAAACACCGCGACTTCAGCGGCGGTTCGCTCTCGCTGGCCCTGGTCCAGACAGGCAACGGCGGCCTGCTGCTGGTGCTCACCCAGTACCTCCAGTTCGTGCTCGGCTACTCACCGGTCAAGGCCGGCCTGGCCTTCCTGCCCCTGGCGGTCACGGCCCTGCTGGGCAACGGCGTGGGGGTGAAGCTCGCCGCGAAGTACGGCAACCGGTGGGTGATCCTCGCGGGCATGCTGGTGATGGTGGCCTGCTTCGCCCTGCTGACCACGGTCACGGCGGACTCCGGCTTCACCGTCCCGGCCGTCGCGCTCGGGCTGCTCGGGCTCGGCGCGGGTCTGGCGATGCCGGCCGCGGTGGCCGCCCTGATGGGTACCATCCCCGAGGACAAAGCGGGCGTCGGCTCGGCCTTGAACGACACCGTCCAGCAGGCCGGCACCGCGCTGGGCATCGCGATCCTGGGTTCGCTCCTGTCGAGCGGCTTCGCGGGCCGGATGCCCGAGGGGACGCCGGAGCGGGCGAGGCACTCGATAGCCGGGGCGGTGGCTCTGAAGGATCCGGGGCTGGTCGCGGCGGCCCGCGAGGCCTTCACCGCCTCCATGTCCATGACCTTCACGGTCAGTGCGATCGGGGTCCTGGCGGCGGCGCTGCTGGCGACGCTCGTGATGCGGGACGACCGGCGGACATCGAAGAACGCGGCTGATCGGGAACCGGAGCTCGCCGCCTGA
- a CDS encoding DUF6458 family protein produces MGLGGCIILIAVGAILTFATDWHMQGVNLDLVGVILMIVGLIGVTTFSSIARRRRVVVPPTTPTVVEEERHVRRDGYSDGYGV; encoded by the coding sequence ATGGGCCTCGGCGGGTGCATCATCCTCATCGCCGTGGGAGCAATCCTCACGTTCGCCACCGACTGGCACATGCAGGGGGTCAACCTCGACCTGGTCGGTGTGATCCTGATGATCGTGGGACTGATCGGCGTGACGACGTTCAGCAGCATCGCCCGGCGGCGGCGCGTGGTGGTACCGCCCACCACGCCGACGGTCGTCGAGGAGGAGCGGCATGTACGCCGGGACGGATACTCCGACGGATACGGCGTTTAA